Proteins encoded within one genomic window of Mustela erminea isolate mMusErm1 chromosome 21, mMusErm1.Pri, whole genome shotgun sequence:
- the ADGRA2 gene encoding adhesion G protein-coupled receptor A2: MGAAGRRMLGAPARLLLPLLPWLLLLAPETRGAPGCPVPIRSCKCSGERPKGLSGGAPNPARRRVVCGGGDLPEPPEPSLLPNGTVTLLLSNNKITALRNGSFLGLSLLEKLDLRNNVISTVQPGAFLGLGELKRLDLSNNRIGCLTSETFQGLPRLLRLNISGNIFSSVQPGVFDELPALKVVDLGTEYLTCDCRLRWLLSWARNRSLQLSERTLCAYPSALHAQALGGLQEAQLRCEGALELHTHHLIPSLRQVVFQGDRLPFQCSASYLGNDTRIRWYHNRAPLEGDEEAGILLAESLIHDCTFITSELTLSHIGVWASGEWECSVSTAQGNASKKVEIVVLETSASYCPAERVANNRGDFRWPRTLAGITAYQSCLQYPFTSVPLSGGAPGTRASRRCDRAGRWEPGDYSHCLYTNDITRVLYTFVLMPINASNALTLAHQLRVYTAEAASFSDMMDVVYVAQMIQKFLGYVDQIKELVEVMVDMASNLMLVDEHLLWLAQREDKACSGIVGALERIGGAALSPHAQHISVNSRNVALEAYLIKPHGYVGLTCTAFQRREAGAPGMRPGGPGQNPSPEPEPLADQQLRFRCTTGRPSISLSSFHIKNSVALASIQLPPSLFSSLPAALAPPVPPDCTLQLLVFRNGRLFRSHGNTSRPGAAGPGKRRGVATPVIFAGTSGCGVGNLTEPVAISLRHWAEGAEPVAAWWSQDGPGGPGGWSSEGCQLRSSQPNVSSLHCQHLGNVAVLMELSAFPRAVGGSGAGLHPVVYPCTALLLLCLFSTIITYILNHSSIHVSRKGWHMLLNLCFHMAMTSAVFAGGITLTNYHMVCQAVGITLHYSSLSTLLWMGVKARVLHKELTWRAPPPQEGDLAPPAPRPMLRFYLIAGGIPLIICGITAAVNIHNYRDHSPYCWLVWRPSLGAFYIPVALILLITWIYFLCAGLRLRGPLAQSPKGGTSRVSLETGEELRGSTRLRSSGPLLNDSGSLLATGSAGVVTPGPPEDGDGLYSPGVQLGALVTTHFLYLAMWACGALAVSQRWLPRVVCSCLYGAAASALGLFVFTHHCARRRDVRASWRACCPQASASRASPRAVPAAPEDGSPVFGEGPASLKSSPSGSSGHAPSLGPCKLTNLQLAQSQVCEVGVVARGEGEPEPMGSRGSLAPRHPNNLHHGRRAHKSRAKGHRAGEAGAKNRLKVLRGGAAAGAPELLSSESGSLHNSPSDSYPGSSRNSPGLQLEGEPMLTPSEGSDTSAAPLPEAGRSGQRRSSSRDNLKGGGASAEREGKRRSYPLNAASLNGAPKGAKYDDLGGADTAVSACMKTGLWKSETTV; encoded by the exons GCTCCTGAGCAACAACAAGATTACTGCGCTCCGGAACGGATCCTTCTTGGGACTGTCCCTGCTGGAGAAGCT GGACCTGAGGAACAACGTCATCAGCACGGTGCAGCCTGGTGCCTTCCTGGGCCTGGGGGAGCTGAAGCGTTT AGATCTCTCCAACAACCGGATTGGCTGTCTCACGTCTGAGACCTTCCAAGGCCTCCCCAGGCTTCTCCGTCT AAACATATCTGGAAACATCTTCTCCAGTGTGCAACCTGGGGTCTTTGATGAGCTGCCAGCCCTTAAGGTGGT CGATCTTGGCACTGAGTACCTGACATGTGACTGTCGCCTCCGCTGGCTGCTGTCCTGGGCCCGGAATCGCTCCCTGCAGCTCTCCGAGCGCACCCTCTGTGCCTACCCCAGTGCCCTACACGCCCAGGCCCTGGGGGGCCTCCAGGAAGCCCAGCTGCGCTGTG AAGGGGCTCTGGAGCTGCACACGCACCACCTCATCCCATCCCTGCGCCAAGTCGTGTTCCAGGGTGACCGGCTGCCCTTCCAGTGCTCCGCCAGCTACCTGGGCAATGACACTCGAATCCGCTGGTACCACAACCGGGCCCCCCTGGAAGGCGACGAGGAGGCGGGCATCCTCCTGGCAGAGAGCCTCATCCACGACTGCACTTTCATCACCAG CGAGCTGACCCTGTCTCACATCGGCGTGTGGGCGTCAGGGGAGTGGGAGTGCTCCGTGTCCACGGCGCAGGGCAACGCCAGCAAGAAGGTGGAGATTGTGGTGCTGGAGACCTCCGCCTCCTACTGCCCTGCTGAGCGAGTCGCCAACAACCGCGGGGACTTCAG GTGGCCTCGAACTCTGGCTGGCATCACAGCCTACCAGTCCTGCCTACAGTACCCCTTCACCTCGGTGCCCCTGAGTGGGGGTGCCCCAGGCACCCGAGCCTCCCGCCGGTGTGACCGAGCTGGCCGCTGGGAGCCAGGGGACTACTCCCATTGTCTGTACACCAACGACATCACCCGGGTGCTCTACACCTTCGTGCTG ATGCCCATCAATGCCTCCAACGCGCTGACCCTGGCTCACCAGCTGCGAGTGTACACAGCCGAGGCAGCCAGCTTCTCTGACATGATGGATGTTGTCTATGTGGCTCAGATGATCCAGAAATTTCTGGGTTACGTTGACCAGATCAAAGAG CTGGTGGAAGTGATGGTGGACATGGCCAGCAATCTGATGCTGGTGGACGAGCACCTGCTGTGGCTGGCCCAGCGTGAGGACAAGGCCTGCAGTGGCATCGTGGGCGCCCTGGAGCGCATTGGGGGGGCTGCCCTCAGCCCCCACGCCCAGCACATCTCCGTG AACTCAAGGAATGTGGCACTGGAGGCCTATCTCATCAAACCACATGGCTACGTGGGGCTGACCTGCACAGCCTTccagagaagggaggcaggggcGCCGGGCATGCGGCCCGGGGGCCCTGGCCAGAACCCCTCACCGGAGCCTGAGCCCCTGGCTGATCAGCAGCTCCGCTTCCGCTGTACCACAGGGAGACCCAGCATTTCTCTGTCGTCTTTCCACATCAAG AACAGCGTGGCCCTGGCCTCCATCCAGCTGCCGCCCAGTCTGTTCTCGTCCCTTCCGGCTGCCCTGGCTCCCCCTGTCCCCCCAGACTGCACCCTGCAACTGCTGGTCTTCCGAAATGGCCGCCTCTTCCGCAGCCACGGCAACACCTCCCGCCCTGGAGCTGCTGGGCCTGGCAAGAGGCGTGGTGTGGCCACCCCTGTCATCTTTGCAGGAACCA GTGGCTGCGGTGTGGGCAACCTGACCGAGCCAGTGGCCATTTCGCTTCGGCATTGGGCTGAGGGGGCTGAGCCTGTGGCAGCTTGGTGGAGCCAGGATGGGCCTGGGGGCCCCGGGGGTTGGAGCTCCGAGGGCTGTCAGCTCCGCTCCAGCCAGCCCAATGTCAGCTCCCTGCACTGCCAGCACCTGGGCAATGTGGCCGTGCTCATG GAGCTGAGTGCCTTCCCCAGGGCAGTGGGGGGCTCTGGGGCAGGGCTGCATCCCGTCGTGTACCCCTGCACggccctgcttctgctctgcctCTTTTCCACCATCATCACCTACATCCTCAACCACAG CTCCATCCATGTGTCCCGGAAGGGCTGGCACATGCTGCTGAACCTGTGCTTCCACATGGCCATGACCTCCGCCGTCTTTGCAGGAGGCATCACACTCACCAACTACCACATGGTCTGCCAGGCA GTGGGCATCACTCTGCACTACTCTTCATTGTCCACACTGCTCTGGATGGGCGTGAAGGCCCGTGTCCTCCACAAGGAGCTCACCTGGAGAGCGCCCCCTCCACAAGAAGGGGACTTGGCTCCACCCGCGCCCCGCCCCATGCTCCG GTTCTATCTGATCGCCGGAGGCATCCCACTCATTATCTGTGGCATCACAGCTGCGGTCAACATCCACAACTACCGGGACCACAGCCCCTA CTGCTGGCTGGTGTGGCGTCCAAGCCTAGGAGCCTTCTACATCCCGGTGGCTTTGATTCTGCTGATCACCTGGATCTATTTCCTGTGTGCAGGACTGCGCTTAAGGGGTCCTCTGGCACAGAGCCCAAAGGGGGGCACCAGCAGGGTGTCCCTGGAGACAGGGGAGGAACTGAGGGGTTCCACCAGGCTTAGGAGCAGCGGCCCCCTCCTGAATGACTCAGGTTCCCTTCTGGCAACTGGGAGCGCTGGGGTGGTGACACCCGGGCCCCCAGAGGATGGTGATGGCCTCTATTCTCCGGGCGTCCAACTGGGGGCGCTGGTGACCACTCATTTCCTGTACCTGGCCATGTGGGCCTGTGGGGCTCTGGCTGTGTCCCAGCGCTGGCTGCCCCGGGTGGTGTGCAGCTGCTTGTATGGGGCGGCGGCCTCCGCCCTGGGACTCTTTGTCTTCACCCATCATTGTGCCAGGCGCCGGGACGTTAGGGCCTCCTGGCGAGCCTGCTGCCCCCAGGCCTCAGCCTCCCGCGCCTCACCCCGGGCTGTGCCCGCCGCCCCAGAGGACGGTTCCCCCGTATTCGGAGAGGGCCCCGCCTCCCTCAAGTCCTCCCCGAGTGGCAGCAGCGGCCACGCGCCGTCCCTGGGCCCCTGCAAGCTCACCAACCTGCAGCTAGCCCAGAGTCAGGTGTgcgaggtgggggtggtggcccGCGGGGAAGGGGAACCGGAGCCCATGGGCTCTCGGGGCAGCCTCGCTCCCCGCCACCCCAACAACTTGCACCATGGGCGCCGAGCGCACAAGAGTCGGGCCAAGGGGCACCGCGCGGGGGAGGCCGGCGCCAAGAACCGGCTCAAGGTGCTGCGCGGGGGAGCGGCGGCCGGGGCGCCTGAGCTGCTGTCCAGTGAGAGCGGCAGCCTGCACAACAGCCCGTCTGACAGCTACCCGGGCAGCAGCCGCAACAGCCCGGGCCTTCAGCTCGAGGGCGAGCCCATGCTCACGCCGTCGGAGGGCAGCGACACGAGCGCAGCACCGCTTCCCGAGGCCGGCCGGTCGGGCCAGCGCCGCAGCTCCAGTCGCGACAACCTCAAGGGCGGCGGGGCCAGCGCGGAGCGGGAGGGCAAGCGGCGCTCATACCCGCTCAACGCCGCCAGCCTCAACGGCGCACCCAAGGGGGCCAAGTACGACGACCTCGGCGGGGCGGACACGGCGGTCAGCGCCTGCATGAAGACGGGTCTCTGGAAGAGCGAGACCACTGTCTAG
- the BRF2 gene encoding transcription factor IIIB 50 kDa subunit, with the protein MPGGGRCPDCGSTELVEDAHYSQSQLVCSDCGCVVTEGVLTTTFSDEGNLREVTYSRSTGENEQVSRSQQRGLRRVRDLCRVLQLPSTFEDTAVAYYQQAYRHPGIRAARLQKKEVLVGCCVLITCRQHNWPLTMGTICALLYADLDVFSGTYMQIVKLLGLDVPSLCLADLVKTYCSSFKLFQASPSVPAKYVEDKEKMLSRTLQLVELADETWLVTGRHPLPVITAATFLAWQSLQPSERLRCSLARFCKLANVDLPCPASSRLQELLAVLLRMAEQLAWLQVLRLDKRSVVKHIGDLLQHRHTLVRKAFRDGTAELEGEGKELQGQDLGPGRGKAEAASSSSDGPEGKRPASPALLLPPCMLKPPKRICPPPPISTVTGDEDISDSEIEQYLRTPQEMRDFQKAQAARQAATGVPNPP; encoded by the exons ATGCCGGGCGGAGGCCGCTGTCCGGATTGCGGGTCCACGGAGCTCGTGGAAGACGCGCACTATTCGCAGAGCCAGCTGGTATGCTCAGACTGTGGCTGCGTGGTCACCGAGGGGGTCCTTACTACCACCTTCAGCGACGAAGGCAACCTCCGAG AAGTAACCTATTCCCGAAGCACAGGGGAAAATGAACAAGTTAGTCGCAGCCAACAACGAG GTCTCCGTCGCGTGAGAGACCTCTGCCGAGTTCTGCAGTTGCCATCGACATTTGAGGACACAGCGGTTGCCTACTACCAGCAGGCCTACCGGCACCCTGGCATCCGCGCCGCCAGGCTGCAAAAGAAGGAGGTGCTGGTTGGGTGCTGTGTCTTGATCACCTGCCGGCAGCATAACTGGCCCCTCACCATGGGAACCATCTGCGCCCTGTTGTATGCAGATCTGGATGTGTTTTCTGGCACCTACATGCAGATAGTGAAGCTCCTGGGGCTGGATGTGCCGTCTCTGTGCTTGGCAGACCTGGTGAAGACTTACTGTAGCAG CTTCAAACTGTTCCAAGCTTCCCCATCCGTGCCAGCCAAATACgtggaagacaaagagaagatgCTCTCTCGAACACTGCAGTTGGTGGAGCTGGCAGATGAGACCTGGCTGGTGACCGGGAGGCATCCCTTGCCCGTCATCACTGCGGCTACCTTCCTGGCTTGGCAGTCGCTGCAGCCTTCAGAGCGTCTGAGGTGTTCCCTCGCCCGGTTTTGTAAATTGGCGAACGTGGACCTGCCCTGTCCTGCTTCCTCCCGCCTGCAGGAGCTGCTGGCTGTGCTGCTGCGGATGGCCGAGCAGCTGGCCTGGCTGCAGGTGCTGAGGCTCGACAAGCGGTCTGTGGTGAAGCACATCGGCGACCTCCTGCAGCACCGCCACACGTTGGTCCGCAAGGCCTTTCGAGACGGAACGGCAGAGCTGGAAGGCGAGGGGAAGGAGCTGCAGGGACAGGATCTGGGGCCGGGGCGGGGAAAAGCAGAGGCAGCGAGTAGTTCCTCAGATGGGCCCGAGGGCAAGCGGCCAGCCAGCCCTGCCCTTCTCCTCCCGCCTTGCATGTTGAAGCCCCCGAAGCGgatctgtcccccaccccctatCTCCACGGTCACCGGCGATGAGGACATTTCTGATAGTGAAATAGAGCAGTATTTGCGTACCCCTCAGGAAATGAGGGACTTTCAAAAAGCTCAAGCTGCCAGACAGGCTGCCACAGGGGTCCCTAACCCTCCCTGA